From the Spiribacter sp. 2438 genome, one window contains:
- a CDS encoding histone deacetylase family protein, with protein sequence MAWVAFVGIIPASAKPEDIDTVKAYFDSRQDLHHPRTYLTRGQMRAPQEIPERTGHIRGGLGNAGVTECPVVDHGIRPISRVHDLGYLRFLESCHRRWEAMPEDWGPEVLSNIYVRSPNPLRGILAEAACYLADGSCPVGEHTWEAAYWSAQGALTAADDILAGEPMSFALCRPPGHHARVDAAGGFCYLNNAAIAAEHLRQRYSRVAILDTDVHHGQGIQEIFYPRSDVLYVSIHGDPTNFYPVVTGFEDERGEGPGLGYNINLPLPHGSGSDAFFQRLDEALTAVRLFAPDALVLSSGFDIYREDPQAKIAVESEDIETLGRRIASMDLPTLVIQEGGYHYDSLTLNTEHLIRGLSAG encoded by the coding sequence TTGGCATGGGTCGCTTTCGTCGGCATTATTCCGGCATCTGCCAAGCCCGAGGATATCGACACCGTGAAAGCCTATTTCGACAGCCGCCAGGATCTGCACCATCCGCGCACCTACCTCACCCGCGGACAAATGCGAGCCCCCCAGGAAATCCCCGAGCGCACCGGGCATATTCGCGGCGGTCTCGGCAACGCCGGGGTGACCGAATGCCCCGTGGTGGATCACGGCATCCGGCCCATCAGCCGGGTTCATGATCTGGGCTATCTGCGGTTCCTCGAATCCTGTCACCGCCGCTGGGAGGCCATGCCGGAGGATTGGGGCCCGGAAGTGCTGTCGAACATCTACGTCCGCTCACCCAACCCGCTGCGCGGCATTCTGGCCGAAGCCGCCTGCTATCTGGCGGACGGCAGCTGCCCGGTAGGCGAACACACCTGGGAGGCGGCCTACTGGTCCGCACAGGGGGCCCTGACGGCGGCGGACGACATCCTGGCCGGTGAGCCCATGAGCTTTGCGCTCTGCCGGCCGCCGGGGCACCACGCCCGGGTGGATGCGGCGGGTGGCTTCTGCTACCTCAACAACGCCGCGATTGCCGCGGAGCATCTGCGCCAGCGCTACAGCCGCGTCGCCATTCTGGATACTGACGTCCATCATGGACAGGGCATTCAGGAGATCTTTTACCCGCGCAGCGACGTGCTCTACGTGTCCATTCACGGCGATCCCACCAACTTCTACCCGGTGGTCACGGGTTTTGAGGACGAGCGCGGCGAAGGGCCGGGCCTCGGATACAACATCAATCTGCCGCTGCCCCATGGCTCCGGCAGCGATGCCTTTTTCCAGCGCCTCGACGAGGCCCTGACCGCGGTCCGACTATTCGCGCCGGATGCCCTGGTGTTATCCAGCGGATTTGATATTTATCGGGAAGACCCCCAGGCCAAAATCGCCGTGGAGTCGGAAGACATTGAGACGCTGGGGCGCCGGATTGCCTCCATGGACCTGCCAACTCTGGTGATTCAGGAGGGCGGCTATCACTACGACAGCCTGACCCTGAACACCGAGCACCTGATCCGCGGATTGTCAGCCGGTTGA
- a CDS encoding YeeE/YedE family protein, with protein MSTLAEAINGESPRRAAGALGGDRFVITSVLLAGAILGAMVWSLGSPRLFWLYLIGGGLGVALYHAAFGFTAGWRNFIVRRRSRGLRAQLLLIGIASVLFIPVIAAGQANGNIAPVGGFVVLGSFLFGLGMQLGGGCGSGTLFTVAAGNRRMLITLLAFIAGSVIGTLHLPWWLSGPNMGPVNLALTFDPLGGILLQVALLAALGWVIMAVERERHGDVERLLMAPGQSWWRTLITGNWPLLWGVVALAGLGLLTLLVAGQPWGITFAFTLWGAKALAAVGVDMSQFEYWTWSYPAQVLEQSVLLEVTSVMAFGLILGAMLAAGLAGRYNAGSLNRLGLGNVSAAVIGGLLMGYGARLAFGCNIGAFFSGIATGSLHGWVWFVFGFLGSIVGVALRPRFGMEN; from the coding sequence ATGAGCACGCTGGCTGAGGCCATTAATGGCGAATCCCCCCGCCGCGCCGCTGGCGCGCTGGGGGGAGATCGTTTTGTGATCACCAGTGTCCTGCTGGCCGGCGCGATTCTGGGCGCCATGGTCTGGTCCCTGGGATCCCCGCGGCTTTTTTGGCTTTATCTGATCGGCGGCGGGCTGGGGGTTGCCCTGTACCATGCCGCTTTCGGGTTTACGGCGGGGTGGCGCAACTTCATCGTTCGGCGCCGCAGCCGGGGGTTGCGCGCTCAGCTGTTGCTGATTGGGATCGCTTCGGTGCTGTTCATTCCGGTGATTGCCGCCGGGCAGGCCAACGGCAACATCGCCCCCGTGGGTGGCTTCGTGGTGCTGGGCAGTTTCCTGTTCGGCCTGGGGATGCAGCTTGGCGGGGGGTGCGGCTCGGGCACGTTGTTCACCGTGGCTGCCGGCAACCGGCGCATGCTGATCACCCTGCTGGCATTCATCGCCGGGTCCGTGATTGGCACCCTGCACCTGCCCTGGTGGTTGTCCGGTCCGAACATGGGCCCGGTCAATCTCGCCCTGACTTTTGACCCCCTCGGCGGCATCCTCCTGCAGGTGGCCCTGCTGGCTGCACTGGGCTGGGTCATCATGGCAGTGGAGCGGGAGCGTCATGGAGACGTGGAGCGGCTTCTGATGGCGCCGGGGCAGTCCTGGTGGCGGACACTGATTACCGGCAACTGGCCCCTGCTGTGGGGGGTTGTGGCCCTGGCCGGCCTGGGGCTGCTCACGTTGCTGGTCGCCGGCCAACCCTGGGGCATCACCTTTGCCTTCACCCTCTGGGGCGCCAAGGCTCTGGCCGCGGTGGGGGTGGACATGAGCCAGTTTGAATACTGGACCTGGAGTTACCCCGCCCAGGTGCTGGAGCAGAGTGTGCTGCTTGAGGTCACGTCGGTCATGGCCTTCGGCCTGATCCTGGGTGCCATGCTGGCGGCTGGCCTGGCGGGTCGTTATAACGCCGGCAGCCTGAACCGCCTTGGACTCGGTAACGTCAGTGCGGCGGTGATCGGCGGGCTGCTGATGGGGTACGGCGCCCGGCTGGCATTCGGCTGCAACATCGGCGCCTTTTTCAGTGGCATTGCCACCGGCAGCCTGCATGGCTGGGTGTGGTTTGTTTTCGGTTTTCTCGGGTCCATCGTCGGCGTCGCCCTGCGTCCTCGCTTTGGCATGGAGAACTAG
- a CDS encoding sulfurtransferase, protein MKILKQLVPAALLGLAYVASAAAGPQHSPLVSSEWLNSHLGSDDLVVVDVRSGIDGTDAEGFANGHIPGAVYASYTAAGWRVADGSVPGVLPPVGDLENLIGNLGISNNDRVVVVPAGVGSTDFGSAARVYWTFKYLGHDDVAILDGGFRAWVETGGEVATGTPAIEPARFEANVRPELLADTDAVEEIQAAGGQLVDARPADQFAGDAKHPASTRAGTIPGALSLEEGLLVREGSAFFLDADDVNELIQTAGIRSDEPAVSFCNTGHWAATAWFALSEIAGFDNVAMYDGSMTEWSQDDAREIVRGQQALSELLN, encoded by the coding sequence ATGAAAATTCTCAAACAGCTGGTCCCGGCCGCCCTCCTCGGATTGGCCTATGTCGCGTCGGCGGCTGCCGGTCCCCAGCACTCCCCGCTGGTCAGCAGCGAATGGCTGAACAGCCATCTCGGCAGCGATGACCTGGTGGTGGTTGACGTGCGCTCCGGCATTGATGGAACCGACGCCGAAGGTTTTGCCAACGGTCATATTCCCGGTGCGGTCTATGCAAGCTACACCGCAGCCGGGTGGCGGGTCGCCGATGGATCCGTGCCGGGCGTGCTGCCTCCGGTGGGTGACCTGGAAAATCTGATCGGCAACCTGGGGATCAGCAACAATGATCGAGTGGTCGTCGTACCCGCGGGGGTTGGCTCCACGGATTTCGGTAGCGCCGCTCGGGTGTACTGGACGTTCAAGTATCTGGGTCATGACGATGTCGCCATCCTCGACGGCGGCTTCCGAGCGTGGGTCGAGACTGGCGGCGAAGTGGCCACCGGCACGCCAGCCATAGAGCCGGCCCGGTTCGAGGCCAACGTCCGGCCGGAGCTTCTTGCTGACACCGACGCCGTGGAGGAAATCCAGGCAGCCGGCGGACAGCTGGTGGATGCCCGGCCCGCTGACCAGTTTGCCGGCGATGCCAAGCATCCGGCCTCCACCCGGGCCGGCACCATCCCCGGTGCGCTCAGCCTTGAAGAGGGGCTCCTAGTTCGGGAAGGCTCGGCCTTCTTCCTGGATGCAGACGATGTCAACGAGCTGATCCAGACCGCGGGTATCCGCAGCGATGAGCCGGCGGTGTCCTTCTGCAACACCGGTCACTGGGCGGCAACGGCCTGGTTCGCACTCTCTGAGATCGCCGGTTTCGACAACGTGGCCATGTATGACGGTTCCATGACCGAATGGTCCCAGGACGACGCTCGCGAGATCGTGCGGGGCCAGCAGGCGTTGAGCGAACTGCTTAACTGA
- a CDS encoding recombination-associated protein RdgC translates to MWFRNLCVYQLGDAFSMDAEQLESRLQGGGFQPVGAHDPESRGWVPPIAPGGEQLVHAAGQRLMICLQTESRVLPPAVIREQVEQRIAEREEAMGRPVGRREKVRLKEEVTIDLLPRAFTKSRRLYAYLDLEDRWLVVDAATWREAELLTDDLRAMLGSFPVRPLQTDSSPAQVMTDWLARDRFPSDLEPGEEAVFEDPRTEGAEVRCKRQDLRSDEMRTHVRAGKRVRRLAVDWDGRVNAVLDADLSIKRLKFTDLVQSDADDREAESPAERFDTDFAIMTGELSRFLQRVPVWFG, encoded by the coding sequence ATGTGGTTTCGCAATCTTTGCGTCTATCAGCTGGGTGACGCCTTTTCCATGGACGCCGAGCAGCTGGAGTCGCGGCTGCAGGGGGGCGGGTTTCAGCCCGTCGGGGCCCATGACCCGGAATCCCGTGGCTGGGTGCCTCCCATTGCCCCCGGGGGCGAGCAGCTGGTCCATGCCGCAGGCCAGCGCCTGATGATCTGCCTGCAGACCGAATCCCGGGTGCTGCCACCCGCGGTTATCCGGGAACAGGTGGAACAGCGCATCGCCGAGCGTGAGGAGGCCATGGGACGGCCAGTGGGTCGGCGCGAGAAAGTTCGGCTGAAGGAAGAGGTCACCATCGACCTTCTGCCCCGGGCCTTCACCAAAAGTCGCCGTCTCTATGCCTATCTGGATCTTGAAGACCGCTGGCTGGTGGTGGACGCCGCCACATGGCGTGAAGCCGAGCTGTTGACCGATGACCTCCGGGCCATGCTGGGCAGCTTTCCGGTCAGGCCGTTGCAGACAGACAGTTCGCCGGCGCAGGTGATGACCGACTGGCTGGCCCGGGATCGCTTCCCCAGTGATCTCGAGCCCGGCGAGGAGGCGGTTTTCGAGGATCCCCGGACTGAGGGCGCCGAGGTCCGCTGCAAGCGTCAGGACCTGCGCAGCGACGAGATGCGGACCCATGTTCGCGCCGGGAAGCGGGTGCGGCGGCTTGCCGTGGACTGGGACGGACGGGTGAACGCCGTACTGGATGCCGATCTGTCCATTAAACGGCTGAAATTCACCGATCTGGTGCAGTCAGACGCGGATGATCGGGAGGCGGAAAGCCCGGCTGAACGGTTCGACACGGATTTCGCGATCATGACCGGCGAGCTGAGCCGGTTCCTGCAGCGGGTCCCGGTTTGGTTTGGATAA
- a CDS encoding cytochrome c5 family protein — protein MSVSEDNIFLRNFALVLAGLVAVAVLLVVFANVFFGMDDPARQELAEERALQNFEPSYAVRLTGEPAPGAAAADEEADEVVEVRSGEQVTQAVCIACHQGDFLNAPGVGDVAAWDERIGKGWQTLVDHTVNGFGSMPAQGGAATEEEIRAAIEWMVEDQTGLEIPES, from the coding sequence GTGAGCGTCTCAGAAGACAATATTTTTCTCCGTAATTTTGCGCTGGTTCTCGCTGGATTGGTCGCGGTTGCCGTTCTGCTGGTGGTGTTCGCCAATGTGTTCTTTGGCATGGACGACCCGGCGCGGCAGGAATTGGCCGAAGAGCGGGCGCTGCAGAACTTCGAGCCCAGTTATGCGGTTCGGCTGACGGGTGAGCCCGCACCGGGCGCAGCGGCGGCCGATGAAGAGGCTGACGAGGTCGTCGAGGTCCGCAGTGGTGAGCAAGTGACCCAGGCCGTCTGTATCGCCTGTCACCAGGGCGACTTCCTGAACGCCCCGGGGGTGGGTGATGTCGCTGCCTGGGATGAGCGCATCGGCAAGGGCTGGCAGACGCTGGTGGATCACACCGTCAACGGCTTTGGCAGCATGCCGGCCCAGGGAGGGGCGGCGACCGAAGAAGAGATTCGCGCCGCCATTGAGTGGATGGTCGAAGACCAGACGGGTCTGGAAATCCCGGAATCCTGA